GTGGCCATGCTGGTCGGTGCGGGCGCGCTGCGCGCCACGGATGAGATCATCCAGGTCGCGGAATTGCTGGGCGCGGGCGTTTCCAAAGCCCTGCTGGGTCGCACGGCCATTCCCGATGCCTTGCCGTTCTGCTGCGGTGCCATCGGCCTGCTGGGCACCAAACCGAGCTGGGACATGATGCAGGACTGCGACACGCTGCTGATGGTCGGGTCGAGCTTCCCGTATTCGGAGTTTCTGCCCAAGCCGGGCCGCGCGCGCGGCGTGCAGATCGACATCGACGCGAAAATGCTCAGCCTGCGTTACCCGATGGAGGTCAACCTGGTGGGCGACAGCGCCGAGACGTTGCGGGCTTTAGTTCCCTTGCTGCAACGCAAAACGGACCGCAGCTGGCGCGAAAAGCTCGAAGAGGAGATCAAAGACTGGTGGAAGCTGATGGAGGCGCGGGCCATGCAGGGGGCAAATCCCATCAATCCGCAACGGGTTTTCTGGGAGTTATCGTCCCGGCTGCCGGACAATTGCATCCTCACGGCCGACTCCGGCTCGACGGCCAACTGGTTCGCTCGGGATTTGAAGTTCCGCCGGGGCATGATGGCCTCGCTCTCGGGCACGCTGGCCACCATGGGACCCGGGGTGCCGTATGCGATTGGGGCCAAATTCGCTTACCCGGAGCGGGTGGTGATTGCCTGCGTCGGGGATGGTGCGATGCTGATGAACGGGATCAACGAACTGGTCGACATCGCCGAGTACTGGCCGCAATGGAAGGATCCTCGCCTGATTGTGCTGGTACTGGCCAACCGGGATTTGAACCAGGTGACCTGGGAACAACGGGTAATGTCGGGCGATCCGAAGTTTAACGCCTCGCAGCAGGTTCCTGCCTTCCCGTTTGCAAAGTATGCCGAGGACATCGGTCTGATCGGTGTCAAGGTGGACAAACCCGACGACATCGGTCCGGCCTGGGACAAGGCCTTTGGGGCGTCGCGCCCGGTGGTGCTGGAGATGATCACGGACCCGGAGGTGCCGCCCTTGCCTCCGCACATCACGTTCAAGCAGGCCAAAAACTTCGCGATTTCCGTCCCGAAAGATTCCAATGCCGGGGACATCATCCGGGACACGGTCAAGGACGTGATGGCGGGCGTTCTGCCTCACAAGGAGTGAGGCGAAAGGAGTGAGGCGAGAAAAGGGTTTTGCGTTTCCCGGGGCCGGACGACGCGGCAAGCTTTTCGCGTCGCTCGCACCTCAAACGTAAAAACTTTGTATGAGCAAGGTGACCATTTCTGAAGTCACGCTGCGCTGGTTTGAGATCCCGACCGATCGGCCCGAGTCGGACGGGACGCTGGAGTGGACGCACACGGGGGTGGTTACGGTCCAGGTTAAGGCCGGGGAGACCACCGGCTTTGGCCTGACGTATGCCGGATTTTCCACGGCCCGGCTTATCCAGGAAAAGTTCGTCTCGCTTTTGCAGGGTCAGGACCCGATGGCCATCCCGGAATTGCACGCAAAACTCGGGCAATCAATCCGCAACATCGGGCGCGACGGCGTGGCCGCGACGGCCATTTCCGCTGTCGACCTGGCCCTTTGGGATCTGAAAGGAAAATTGCTGGGAATTTCACTCGCCGCTCTGCTGGGTGCCGCCCGTGATCAGGTGCCGATCTACGGCAGCGGCGGATTTACCTCCTATTCGACGGGGGAATTGCAGGAGCAACTCGGGGGTTGGGCGGCGGCCGGCATCCAATGGGTGAAGATGAAGGTTGGTCGCGAGCCGGATCGGGACCCGGAACGCGTCCGTGCCGCGCGGAGCGCGATCGGCGCCGGGACCGGCCTGTTCGTGGACGCCAATGGCGCCTACGACGTACGGCAGGCGGTGACGCTCGGGGAGAAATTCAATGACGACGCCAGGATAGTCTGGTTTGAGGAACCGGTCTCGTCGGACGACCTGGCCGGCATGCGGTTTGTGCGGGACCACCTTCCCGCCCCGGTTCAGGTCGCCGCCGGTGAGTACGGGTACGACCTGGATTATTTCCGTCGTTTTCTGGAGGTGGATGCCGTCGACGTGCTGCAGGCCGATATCACCCGCTGCGGGGGCGTGAGCGGATTTATGGCGATCGCGGGCCTGGCTGAAGCATTCCACAAACCGTTGTCGTCGCATTGTGCGCCCGCGTTGCACGTTGCGGTCGGTTGCGCCGCTCCGACGTTTCGCCACGTGGAGTATTTTCATGACCACGTCCGCATTGAACGGATGCTGTTCGCGAATGCGCCCGAACCCGTGGGCGGAAGTTTGGTGCCGGCCTGGGATGAGCCGGGCCTGGGCCTTCACCCGCAGTTGAAGGCGATTGAATTGCATGAAAAGAGTTTTTGAGCAACGGGCCCCCTTTCTGGAGCCGGACTGGCTGAACGGAGCGGCGCGTTGAGGTAAACGTGGTGGTTTTACATTTTGAAGGAGATAGATGGCAGGGACGCTTTCTCGACTTTTTCGTTCTACCCGCCGGGGGGCCGGGATCGCCGGAGCCGCCGGCCTTGCGAGAGCAACCAACTTGATCCCGCCGCTCCATGCGAGCGGTAAGAATGGCGTTTCGGGTACCTTCGAACGGACCGTTAAGAGCGCGTTGCGCGAGACAACCGCGGTCGACCGGCTTGTGCGTGAAGGGCGTTTCCAGCGAGCGTTATCGCTGGTTGCGGGGCTCTCCAGCATTCTGGCCGGGGTCGAGGTGGCTTGGGAACATTACAAAGGGAGTTACAGCCACCGTGTCATGTATACCCCCGTGCTGCTGAGCGGCGCGCTGGCGGGCGCGGGCGTGGCTACGGCGATCCGGCCGAGGGCTGCGAGGGCCGGCCTGCGAGCCGTGTCGCTGCTGACCATCATCGACGGCTTGATCGGGTTCGGTTTTCATATCCGCGGCGTGCAGCGCAAACCCGCCGGGTGGCGTTTACCGGTTACCAATATTATTATGGGCCCCCCGGTAACCGCGCCGCTGCTTTTCGCGGTCAGCGCTTACCTGGGTCTGATCGCGTCGTTCTTGCGCCCGGAGGAGTCGCCGGGTTCACCCCTGGCCGGGGTCAGGATTCCACCGTTGTCCCGTGCTTTCGGCGTCGTGCCTGAAGTACGCGCCGGCCGGTTCCAAAAGCATCTGGCTGTGGCGACCATCCTGAGCACCTTTTTCAGTGCGTTTGAAGCCCTTTACTCACACTACAAAAACCGGTTCCGGTACAAGGTCCAATGGACGCCGATCCTGCTTGCGCCCCTGTTGATGGGTTCTGCAGCCGCCGCCATCCCGTTCCGGTGGGCGGCGCGAACCGTGCTTCCATTCACCTCACTGCTGGCGATCCTGAACGGCACGATAGGATTTTTTTACCATCTCAAGGGCGTGGTTGAGCGGGCGGGCGGCGTAAAATTAAAACTCTATAATCTGATGTACGGACCACCGGTGTTTGCACCCCTGCTTTACTCAGCCTCCGGGTTCATCGGTTTACTGGCCAGCTTGATGCGGAGAGAACACGAGTGAAATACGGAGCAGATCCTACCACTGACCGGCTGCCGTTGGACGCCGAGACGCGCAAACCGTTGCAACCGCGAGTGCAACCGGGCTACTACCCGGACTACGACGTGATTTCCCAGCAGCGTTTCTGGGATGCGGCAACCCGGGAACTCGTTTTGAAGCGTTTGAATCCGGCGCCGCCGTTGCGGTTCTTCACCCCCGAGGAAGCGAAGTTGATGCAAGTGGTGTGCGATCACCTCCTGCCGCAGGACGATCGCGAACCGGGCCACCGCATCGAGATCGTGCCTAGCATCGACGAGCGCCTGTTCGCCAAGAAGGGGCCGGGTTACCGCTACGAAGACATGCCTCCCGATGACGAAGCGTACCGGTTGTTTTTGCAGGCGCTTGACTTAATGGCGCCGGCAAACTACGGCCGGCCCTTTTTAGAGCTTACCTGGCGGGAGCAGGAAGAGATTTTGCAGGCTCTCAACAAGAGCAGGCCGCCGGACGGTGCGGGTGAAATCTGGAAACGTTTGTCGCTGCCCAAAGTCTGGACGCTGCTGGTGGGCGATTGCATCACCGCTTACTACCAGCACCCCTGGAGCTGGAGTGAGATCGGTTTCGGCGGACCGGCCTACCCGCGGGCTTACATGCGGC
The nucleotide sequence above comes from Verrucomicrobiota bacterium. Encoded proteins:
- a CDS encoding thiamine pyrophosphate-requiring protein encodes the protein MSDTASDFLIKRITQWGIRRIFGYPGDGINGIVGAIQRAGDAIHYVQVRHEEMAAFMACAHAKFTGEVGVCLATSGPGAVHLLNGLYDAKLDHAPVVAIVGQQSRMALGGHYQQEVDLISLFKDVAHEYVHMASSPVQIRQLIDRAIRIAAAERTVTCIIIPTDVQEADAVPEPPQVHGSVHTGVGFTSPRIVPNDSELRHAAEVLNAGQQVAMLVGAGALRATDEIIQVAELLGAGVSKALLGRTAIPDALPFCCGAIGLLGTKPSWDMMQDCDTLLMVGSSFPYSEFLPKPGRARGVQIDIDAKMLSLRYPMEVNLVGDSAETLRALVPLLQRKTDRSWREKLEEEIKDWWKLMEARAMQGANPINPQRVFWELSSRLPDNCILTADSGSTANWFARDLKFRRGMMASLSGTLATMGPGVPYAIGAKFAYPERVVIACVGDGAMLMNGINELVDIAEYWPQWKDPRLIVLVLANRDLNQVTWEQRVMSGDPKFNASQQVPAFPFAKYAEDIGLIGVKVDKPDDIGPAWDKAFGASRPVVLEMITDPEVPPLPPHITFKQAKNFAISVPKDSNAGDIIRDTVKDVMAGVLPHKE
- a CDS encoding mandelate racemase, whose amino-acid sequence is MSKVTISEVTLRWFEIPTDRPESDGTLEWTHTGVVTVQVKAGETTGFGLTYAGFSTARLIQEKFVSLLQGQDPMAIPELHAKLGQSIRNIGRDGVAATAISAVDLALWDLKGKLLGISLAALLGAARDQVPIYGSGGFTSYSTGELQEQLGGWAAAGIQWVKMKVGREPDRDPERVRAARSAIGAGTGLFVDANGAYDVRQAVTLGEKFNDDARIVWFEEPVSSDDLAGMRFVRDHLPAPVQVAAGEYGYDLDYFRRFLEVDAVDVLQADITRCGGVSGFMAIAGLAEAFHKPLSSHCAPALHVAVGCAAPTFRHVEYFHDHVRIERMLFANAPEPVGGSLVPAWDEPGLGLHPQLKAIELHEKSF
- a CDS encoding gluconate 2-dehydrogenase subunit 3 family protein: MPLDAETRKPLQPRVQPGYYPDYDVISQQRFWDAATRELVLKRLNPAPPLRFFTPEEAKLMQVVCDHLLPQDDREPGHRIEIVPSIDERLFAKKGPGYRYEDMPPDDEAYRLFLQALDLMAPANYGRPFLELTWREQEEILQALNKSRPPDGAGEIWKRLSLPKVWTLLVGDCITAYYQHPWSWSEIGFGGPAYPRAYMRLERGQPEPWEVDEQRYSWEAPPDTLSDLDESSHHDHYPHLTHGGIHD